AGTTTTCTTGATAAGGTTTTTAATAAGGCGAATTAGATAAGTATACTCTTTTACTTCACTAGATTTTTTTCCTCATAAGATTTTAACGAGGTATGCTATCTACCAATAGACATCTAAgagaaatattataaatattttattattaagtggatgtccatcaagatcaagataagtttaatatactctaatattaattagatgtaaagttttattttatttatagttttgtgtctataaatatagactttAAAAAGCATTGTAAGCATCCATATTAGTCAATAAAATACCTACTTCTATTTTGCTCTCCAAGTTTTtgttctaaaataaatttaataagtatttaaatatttaactcaaaattattttaaattaaaccttttaaaattactcgttacaataattataatatttgagtttattttgaaaatataaaatgacaagaaatgaaaatatgattgttacttattttaataaaaataaatatagataaatatattttatttattattttctaatttttaacaagtaatttaaattttatgtttaaaaatataattacattttctattatttcttaaaattacatgtttttaaatgttattttaattttttggtaaaaagacGTCTTCAATCCCTcccaattttgaaattgaacaaattgatccctttcaaaaaaattaaaacaatttaataccCATCAATTTCGAAAGTGAGCAACTAGAACAACGAGGGACAATTAATCACAACGATAATATCTTTTATTAAgtgtacataattttgatttggtataacaataaatttagccttcaagTTCACATATTTTGCCATTTTGgcttaattttaaaacattcaacAAATTCAACCTCAACTTTTGTACATTTACACAAAAATTGCAAGATAAAATTGCTAAATTAGAACCAAATTGGTAGAATGTGTAGACTTTGaaaactaaatttgttattatatcaatcaaatacACTTGGTGAAAAACATTAACATTGTGATTAATTGTCCTAGTTGCTCATTTCAAAATcgacaaaaattaaattgctctgTTTTCTGCAAAtggaccaatttgctcaattttaaaattgagatagaTTGAAGAAGTCGTTTAccaagtttttatattttaaaaataattatattatcgttttatatatatataaatttttaatgaaattaacgGATGCCATGTGTCTAACAGGAAACATGTGAAACACATACTAATATATCCAATGCTCAGGCTATGAGATAAGTAACTTAGGAGTAATCGATACTCACGCTCCTATTTGAGCTAAGCAAAACGGCAGACAATTCAAAGTCTTTCCATGATCAAGAAAGGAAACGGTATGGTGCCCATGAAAATTGATAGACATCAAaacaaatgatttaaattttgtatgaatcgGACAGCAACAGTTTGTAAGCATGAACCCAGATATGTTAGAAATGCAGGGAAAAATAACTTTCATTACTTTAAGATAAAATGATTTACCAATGTGAACCAGGAACAGGGGAACATGTTGCTACAAGTGTCCTGGGATCCAGCAATCTTTATTAACGATGTAGAGCAAGCTTGACAAAATCAATCCCGCTTGGTCTGCTGAATGAAGAAGTAGATGTATGCGCCTGTATAaagacaagaaagaaaaaaacaacacaTTGGAAATCCGAGACCCTTAAACTCCGAAAATCGCTTTGGTTCATTTCAAGACCTAAAACAAAAGTTAACAGCCACATCTCAGTAATATGGTACCTAAAACTTGTGAGAGTCTTTTATCGGATTGAtgaatagaatataaaaaaCTTATTACTGATGCTTCCCATCATGGAAATGTGCATTCTTAGAAGACTTGAAAGTTTCCAAAAATTCTTTAGCCTTCTGTATTTCTTCCTTCTGCCTTGACTTGTCCCAATTGTGCTCTGTAGCAAGTATTTCGATAATGCGTGGCAACGCATGGCTTGCTGCATCGGTGTCAAGGAAAGCAAGGCGAGATCTCCTGGCAATGAAATCAACAGCAGATTCGCAGTACTCATTTCGAGCACAGTATGCAACCTCTGCCTCCAGATAGGGGTATCCATGAGCAAGCCTCTTGCCCAAATTTTCATTCTAACAGTTGAAAGGCAGATGTGAAATTGTTAACCAACCATAAAGGAACTACAAATTGCATGTTCAGAGACATTAATTTTGACATTCAAATGATATAATACTTAAATATTCCCAAATCATTCAATGCTAGGTCACTAGATTAGATGGTGGCACTTGGGACAAAAATTCAAGAGCATTATACTAAAACCATGTCCTAGAACCGGTTCTATTAAAGCTAACAAAGCTATTGCAGCTTTTGATTGATTACAAGGTTTTTATATCTATGCTGGCTCCAACTCTTCATTTCCCTTGAAGTATTTGTGTTTGACAACCATGTCTAACACATATATGGATACGAGTGTGGGGATATCACCTTTCAAAgatcctccaaatacatgaaaaaccTAGAAAAAAGATTAAACATATCCGTGCTGGATGCATACCGTATTTGGGATTCTTACCAAAGACCAAgtgacatagtcttacatgacTACGAGGTCAATAATTAGTGCATATATTTATTATGCCGAGAAAAACTGAAGAACCAAGAATTGCTTGTCCAGTCCCTAGTAGCACCCAAGCtggtcatttaaattttaaacaggCGTGGAGACCTGATGATCGGGAGTATTTTGACAAGCCAGCTCCCACTGATAAGAAACATAATCTCATTTGATATTTCACAATATCATAAGTCAAATATATTCAGTACACAAATAAAACTAATGCACGACTCCTAGAACTATCACCAGAAATAAATTATGAGAAGCTCATGACATTCtaagttaaatttgcatttctttactctCTCATCGAGTAATGTCATAAAAATGCCTAAGATTATACTTCCAAGCCTATTCCCAGTTATTATTATCCCTCTCAGAAGAACAAACCAGTATCAGAATGAAGATCTCTGAAAGCTATTCAATTCACTAATTCTTAATACATTTGATTAATGAGGTGTTGCTAGATAATTATACACTAAAATCCCCTAAATTTGTCTCCACTCGAAGTTCAATGTGCAATAGACAGATGCACAATTACCTAATTACTACAGCCATTAAGACCCATTATTAACAGTTATATAATTATGAGAGCACCGAAAACCAACCTGAGCTATGGTGGCTACTCGTTCTGCTAAGGTGCCATATGCACGAGACAAATGCTTTGCAGCAGCGGTGTCCATCACCCCAGGAACAACTTTACCACCATCAGACTTCTTCATCCGTACATACTGTTGAGCAAGAACAGTAAAAAGTGAGGGTTCCCATCCATCTCCACCAATCAGCCGCAGGTTGCTTGTTATACATTCATTGCTTGGGCTCAGTTTACCAGACTTGATAGCAGCATTAACTGCATCTTCTGCCATACTGAAACTAGTTCTAGTAAGCGGAACAACTCATGCCGAAAAGAACAAAGTGAGGGAAACAGAGGAGCAAAAAAGAACAAGATACCATGCTCCAAAATCTAGGAGTATGTTTATCACTAGATCTGTAATTCAATGGTTGAACCTACACtccaaattttcacttgatAGTATAAGTTCAACAGTAGCCCATCAAGATAAACTCAGCTCTTGCAGTACAACTAATACTTGCAACCATGCATTGGAAAAAAACCCAGAATATATTGCCActccaaaagaaaatttagcaAAAACAAAGTAAATATTACCTACGATAAGTAGTCCACTTCCCACCAGTGATTGTCACCAAACCAGGATACTCCTCAGACACAACATGATCTCTAGAGATGCTTTCAGTGTTCTTTGCATTAGGATCCACCGCCAATGGGCGGATACCGCTCCAGGCAGAAAGAACATCTGTACGTCGCACCTAAAGTTTTCCaccataaatttaataaaaagtttagACTGAACCATTTGCCAAAAAACGTGattgaaatgagaaataaagtgaaagaaaaagtcaaaacaTTGAACATTGATAAATCCATGCTATACCTTGATGTTAAGGTAATCGCAGATTGCGTcaagtataaattgaatttcattCTCATTCGGTTCTGGGAGTGGAGTGATGGAAGTACTAGAATCTGTAGTGCCAGCTATAGTTCTCCCCAACCATGGTAGCATGAAGACAACACGTCCATCCTTAGTTTTAGGGACAATCAAACCCATTCCATCTGGAGAATAATAATCTGGGAGAACAATATGTACACCACTGCTAGGACATATCATAGGCAGTGCATCTTTGTTAGCCATTTTCCTTACAGAGTCACAAAATGGTCCAGCCGCATTCACAACAACTTTTGCATAGGCGTCAAACTCTTGGCCTGTTTATATGATAATGAGCAAAAGGATCAAATAGAAAACCAAGTAAGCTACCTAATTCCACCAATATTCATATGCAGAAACAAAGTTAATGAAGGAAGAAAAGTAGAAAGCACATATTTAGTCCTTATGTGCTAACCCTTGTCCCTGcatgtaaacaaaaaaaaaattcctctTTTCTTCTTGATTGATAACAGcacaacaataacaataacagtGACAACAACAATGACattaataataagaataagaataataaaaaatgcttCGATCTTGCAGGGCATGAAAtaagccaaaaataaataataaaatgtagaAATGTTTAACTAGGATTGCAACGTATTTGAAATGTAAGGATTGAATAACATAAGGTCTaaactgaaaaaagaaaaactaattaTTTCCATCCGAGCACCCTCATCTAAAGAAAGTTTGATGTTTTAATACCAAAGCTCCGTGACAAACAAGACTGCTAATTAcggtacacaatttcaatggaaAGCCCTCAAGTTtgataaaaaaggaaagaaaaatatcCTTTTAGGGGGCATTTAAGCCACTATCACGCACCTGCATTATATTGGCAGTTGATTCTAAGAATAAggataaattgaattttcacaattttctgTCTCATTTTTGTCTAATTTTAGAACTTAGATCTTAGTCTTACCATTGTATGAACAAGGAGATAGCCTAGTGCAACACATTCAAGTgtttaaaaggtaattaatgCATTAAAGGCAAAACTAACTACAGCAAGTTAAACTACATAGAGTTCAAATGGTGATAAAAACTAACTAGTACAGTCAACTACAAAGAATTCAAATGGTAGTCTCATTCAACTGCTTGGACAGAAAGCTGATTCATATTTACAAACAATAGATATCAAATGCGTCTCAATTCATTGCTAGAATGTCACTAACAAGTACTTCAATAATCTATAGTCATTTgacttctcttcttcttctctttcttttttaaaatttaaaacttaaggTTTCATGAAAAGCTATAgaacagaaaataaacaaatcaagACAGATATGCAAATTGTCTTATGGTTGAATTGGTTAATCATTTATGTGAACATTTTGCTGAAAGGACATGCCTTCTGTACCTGACAGATTGTCACGAATTCTTGCACCGACTATCCGCTGAGTACCTTCATCTTTAAGAAAGGAAACAACTTCTGCATGATTAAGCACAGCTGCCCCAGCAAGCGCAGCAGTGCAAGCTAATCCAACGTTTAGGCGCGAGTCATTCATCTGACCATCATAGTACACAACTGTGCCCCTCAAGCTTCTACCTTTGCCCTTCCTTGCAAGTGTAGGGAAGAGTTCAACAGACTCTTGTGCAGAATAATATCTGGAAAAATGTAAAAGACGTCTTCCAGCGACCAAATCGTACATTTTCAAGCCCATCCAGTAATATACTACCTCAAACCAGTCAAAACAGGGTGTCATGCAGGGCAAGGCATGGCAGAGATGAGGAGCATTCTCAATAACTTGTTTACGCTCCTCGAGTGCATGGAAAACCAGTTTCAATTGCCCGTAGTCAAGGCCAAAGACAGCTTTTTCCAAGTAGCGGACTCCTAGCATAATTGAACAAATGGATTTGCCGAAAAAACAAAACCAGCttatgaagaagaaaaggaattgGCCTCGTGTACATATTTTAtggattataattaaatttcaatcctAAAGGCAACAATAAAACTGACACATGACATCATAAATTGCTATCCATccaaaacattttatataattcaacTGAAAGGAAGACTTCTGACCTTAGTAAGATAGACTAGGCAAGAAAACtacttcaaatttcaaaagaaaaaagaaaagtttgctaataaattaatacaagtGTAATTGATACTTGTTGAGAGGAGGCCACCTCCTTCCGGAGAAGTCCGTCAGTCCAGAGTCGACTGATCTGCTGAAAGGAGTCGGCTTCCCTCAACAATGCTTAAATGGAGAATATGATATActgaagaaaaaattttaacagaactAATCGATGTTCATATATGTACTTAAAATCCACGCTCCCTCggcaaaaattagaaatttcaaTATCTAATATCTTCTACACATAGAGTGAATTCCCAAGAATTTCcccttttctcttttcaaaatttcgaatCCTATGCGATCATCATGGTGGATTTGGCGTCGTCGTCAACGATCAATGTTGAAAATCAGCAATTTTGAAACATTTGATA
The sequence above is a segment of the Gossypium raimondii isolate GPD5lz chromosome 4, ASM2569854v1, whole genome shotgun sequence genome. Coding sequences within it:
- the LOC105780805 gene encoding glycerol-3-phosphate dehydrogenase SDP6, mitochondrial isoform X1 codes for the protein MAASATRLRRLASAAVAVTACGGAVLLTPSVSSNDRASGHPTVESLRQIINDPSAVVPSRTLQESALISSKSGPLDILVVGGGATGCGVALDAATRGLRVGLVEREDFSCGTSSRSTKLIHGGVRYLEKAVFGLDYGQLKLVFHALEERKQVIENAPHLCHALPCMTPCFDWFEVVYYWMGLKMYDLVAGRRLLHFSRYYSAQESVELFPTLARKGKGRSLRGTVVYYDGQMNDSRLNVGLACTAALAGAAVLNHAEVVSFLKDEGTQRIVGARIRDNLSGQEFDAYAKVVVNAAGPFCDSVRKMANKDALPMICPSSGVHIVLPDYYSPDGMGLIVPKTKDGRVVFMLPWLGRTIAGTTDSSTSITPLPEPNENEIQFILDAICDYLNIKVRRTDVLSAWSGIRPLAVDPNAKNTESISRDHVVSEEYPGLVTITGGKWTTYRSMAEDAVNAAIKSGKLSPSNECITSNLRLIGGDGWEPSLFTVLAQQYVRMKKSDGGKVVPGVMDTAAAKHLSRAYGTLAERVATIAQNENLGKRLAHGYPYLEAEVAYCARNEYCESAVDFIARRSRLAFLDTDAASHALPRIIEILATEHNWDKSRQKEEIQKAKEFLETFKSSKNAHFHDGKHQS
- the LOC105780805 gene encoding glycerol-3-phosphate dehydrogenase SDP6, mitochondrial isoform X2, whose product is MAASATRLRRLASAAVAVTACGGAVLLTPSVSSNDRASGHPTVESLRQIINDPSAVVPSRTLQESALISSKSGPLDILVVGGGATGCGVALDAATRGLRVGLVEREDFSCGTSSRSTKLIHGGVRYLEKAVFGLDYGQLKLVFHALEERKQVIENAPHLCHALPCMTPCFDWFEVVYYWMGLKMYDLVAGRRLLHFSRYYSAQESVELFPTLARKGKGRSLRGTVVYYDGQMNDSRLNVGLACTAALAGAAVLNHAEVVSFLKDEGTQRIVGARIRDNLSGQEFDAYAKVVVNAAGPFCDSVRKMANKDALPMICPSSGVHIVLPDYYSPDGMGLIVPKTKDGRVVFMLPWLGRTIAGTTDSSTSITPLPEPNENEIQFILDAICDYLNIKVRRTDVLSAWSGIRPLAVDPNAKNTESISRDHVVSEEYPGLVTITGGKWTTYRSMAEDAVNAAIKSGKLSPSNECITSNLRLIGGDGWEPSLFTVLAQQYVRMKKSDGGKVVPGVMDTAAAKHLSRAYGTLAERVATIAQWELACQNTPDHQVSTPV